A genomic window from Camelina sativa cultivar DH55 chromosome 2, Cs, whole genome shotgun sequence includes:
- the LOC104740290 gene encoding E3 ubiquitin-protein ligase SINA-like 11: MVCKSILSQNRQRTENETRSAKLSDLDVLDCPVCFEPLTVPTFQCDDGHLVCSLCLAKVSNKCPGPGCDLPIGSKRCFPMEKVLKAAFVPCRNADIGCPNTSSYGKVSSHEKECNYSRCSCPNLDCNYIGPYTSMYSHYICSHLDENMTCYFRSSALFRININEKVLVLYEDMEKLLFVVQCFREVHGVYVTLRSIASPTPKLEKISYWLSCSVDGHSLAYKSPEMKRFLEVSSQIPEESYIFFPNSLLCGEMLEMSLSIVNFDGEWL, translated from the exons ATGGTTTGTAAAAGCATTCTCTCACAAAATAGGCAACGTACAGAGAATGAAACACGATCGGCCAAGTTGTCGGATCTTGATGTTCTTGATTGTCCGGTTTGCTTCGAGCCGCTCACAGTTCCTACCTTCCAG TGTGATGATGGACATCTAGTTTGCAGTTTATGCTTAGCCAAAGTGAGTAACAAGTGCCCTGGTCCTGGGTGTGATTTACCCATTGGTAGTAAGCGATGCTTCCCAATGGAGAAGGTTCTTAAAGCAGCCTTTGTTCCATGTCGAAATGCTGatattggttgcccaaacactTCCTCTTATGGGAAAGTGTCAAGTCATGAAAAGGAATGCAACTACTCTCGCTGTTCTTGCCCTAACCTCGATTGCAATTACATTGGCCCATACACCAGCATGTACAGTCACTATATTTGTAGCCATCTTGACGAAAACATGACTTGTTACTTTCGTTCGTCTGCCCTTTTTCGGATAAACATTAACGAAAAGGTTTTAGTTCTTTATGAAGATATGGAGAAACTATTATTTGTGGTTCAGTGTTTCAGGGAGGTGCATGGTGTTTATGTTACTCTTAGAAGTATTGCATCACCAACTCCAAAACTAGAGAAGATTTCGTACTGGCTTTCCTGTAGTGTTGATGGACACTCGCTTGCTTACAAATCACCAGAAATGAAGAGGTTTCTTGAAGTGAGTTCTCAAATCCCCGAAgagagttacatatttttcccTAACAGTTTATTGTGTGGTGAAATGTTGGAGATGAGTCTTTCCATCGTGAATTTCGACGGAGAGTGGCTCTAg